A region of Sulfurimonas sp. DNA encodes the following proteins:
- a CDS encoding MATE family efflux transporter, with product MINFKGVTIFTRLISNDTKRVFSIALPAALKHLVDILQIIIDMLMVGMISISALAAVGMSMQFMMVINVLMTLYVIGGNALISRFIGQGRKRRASALLYSLGIFAIFLSIFVTIGGYFASEHIYVLMGAEAEVVIQGSMYFKILSLGIVFIFIDNLLYNALSAAGDTKSSLYIKLISASINAFLNYVLIFGHFGFEAYGIEGAAYATVIAYCFNVIAYLILLKKPKAKLNLIPIIRIKDMKRVWNVGWSAALDRGISSMSFLVFISIITAYGTAGLAGYQVGLRIEGIAFMPGFGFSIAAMALVGQNLGANNKDLAYKMGIISGRIAYIFMGSVGVFLILFPEVLVNFFTKDLATIEIASKYLILVGLAQIPLAIMFVYSGALRGAGATKTTLKVNVLSLWFLRVIPSFIAYKMGYGVVVIFMIMNIETLIKGMVYWYIYHKKEWLNTKV from the coding sequence ATAATAAATTTCAAAGGTGTCACAATTTTTACTAGACTTATTTCAAATGATACAAAAAGAGTTTTTTCGATTGCTCTTCCTGCTGCACTAAAACACCTCGTAGATATACTTCAAATCATTATAGATATGTTGATGGTTGGTATGATTAGTATCTCAGCTTTGGCGGCTGTTGGCATGAGTATGCAGTTTATGATGGTTATAAATGTTTTAATGACTCTTTATGTTATAGGCGGAAATGCTCTTATCTCTAGGTTTATAGGACAGGGTAGAAAAAGACGAGCATCTGCTCTTTTATATTCACTTGGAATCTTTGCTATATTTCTTTCTATCTTTGTAACTATTGGTGGATACTTTGCGAGTGAACATATATATGTTTTGATGGGGGCGGAAGCAGAGGTTGTCATTCAAGGTTCAATGTATTTTAAAATACTCTCCCTTGGTATTGTATTTATATTTATAGATAATCTTCTCTATAATGCGCTTTCTGCAGCTGGTGATACAAAGAGTTCCCTCTATATAAAACTTATTTCAGCATCTATAAATGCCTTTTTAAACTATGTTTTGATTTTTGGTCATTTTGGTTTTGAGGCTTATGGCATAGAGGGGGCTGCCTATGCTACTGTCATTGCTTATTGTTTTAATGTGATTGCTTATCTAATCTTGTTAAAAAAACCAAAAGCAAAGTTAAACTTAATCCCAATTATTCGTATAAAAGATATGAAACGAGTTTGGAATGTTGGTTGGAGTGCAGCACTTGATCGTGGAATTTCTAGTATGTCTTTTTTAGTTTTCATTTCAATTATTACAGCTTATGGAACAGCAGGACTTGCTGGTTATCAAGTAGGGCTTCGTATAGAGGGTATAGCTTTTATGCCCGGTTTTGGGTTTTCGATAGCCGCTATGGCTTTAGTAGGACAGAACCTTGGAGCTAACAATAAAGATCTAGCTTATAAAATGGGAATAATTAGTGGAAGAATTGCTTATATATTTATGGGGAGTGTAGGTGTTTTTTTAATACTTTTTCCTGAAGTTCTAGTGAATTTTTTTACAAAAGATTTAGCAACAATAGAAATAGCATCTAAGTATCTTATTCTTGTGGGACTTGCTCAAATTCCCTTAGCAATAATGTTTGTTTACTCGGGAGCATTAAGAGGAGCAGGTGCTACAAAAACTACATTGAAAGTAAATGTATTATCTTTGTGGTTTCTTCGGGTTATTCCTTCGTTTATAGCGTATAAAATGGGATACGGGGTTGTTGTTATATTTATGATTATGAATATTGAAACATTGATTAAAGGTATGGTCTATTGGTATATCTATCATAAAAAAGAATGGTTGAATACAAAAGTTTAA
- a CDS encoding MFS transporter — MNEYIKLLQSHSILRRLSIIQLIAYFGAWFSNVAIYTLLLEMGVDARVIAFTAMLHFLAGVIQAPFSGVIIDSVKPKKLMLFLIGIEIFATLFLILVNSLQDLWLLYTLIFIKMAAASFYFTTEMSLLPKILKGDKLQKANELHSIIWSFSYTLGMALSGFVVYLFGVKVAFILDASMFVLGFILLYNLEIKVEIIKSGENLLQMMKGTFSYLKRTPQALHLMIIHAFVGLTAFDALVALMVDKYYASAIATSLALGLMHTSRAIGLVIGPILISNWVNNKRVVYIFIMQGIAVWFWAYMMHDFYLSLIASLCVGFFTTTLWSYTYTLLQQNIEEKYYGRIVAYNDMLFLSAAAFTSFMIGFLATNDFSLELITIFIGVGFMLGGLYFSWILKSQKIKDIR; from the coding sequence ATGAACGAATATATAAAGTTATTACAATCACATTCCATACTTAGAAGACTCTCAATTATACAGCTAATTGCATATTTTGGTGCGTGGTTTAGTAATGTAGCAATTTATACATTATTATTAGAAATGGGTGTAGATGCTAGAGTTATTGCTTTTACTGCAATGCTTCATTTTTTAGCAGGAGTTATTCAAGCACCTTTCTCTGGCGTAATTATTGATAGTGTTAAACCAAAAAAATTAATGCTTTTTTTGATTGGTATAGAAATATTTGCTACATTATTTTTAATTTTAGTAAACTCTTTGCAAGATTTATGGCTTTTATATACTCTCATTTTTATAAAAATGGCAGCAGCTTCTTTTTACTTTACAACAGAGATGTCATTGCTTCCTAAAATTTTAAAAGGAGATAAATTACAAAAGGCAAATGAACTCCACTCTATTATTTGGTCATTTTCTTATACTTTAGGAATGGCATTAAGTGGATTTGTTGTTTATCTTTTTGGTGTAAAGGTTGCATTTATACTAGATGCTAGTATGTTTGTTCTTGGCTTTATTCTTCTTTACAATTTAGAAATTAAAGTGGAAATTATAAAAAGTGGTGAAAATTTACTTCAAATGATGAAGGGAACTTTTAGTTATTTAAAACGAACTCCTCAAGCTTTGCATCTAATGATAATTCATGCATTTGTAGGTTTAACTGCTTTTGACGCTTTAGTAGCACTGATGGTAGATAAGTACTATGCATCTGCAATAGCAACCTCTTTAGCTCTTGGACTTATGCATACTTCTCGTGCTATTGGATTAGTTATAGGACCTATACTTATAAGTAATTGGGTAAATAATAAAAGAGTAGTATATATCTTTATAATGCAAGGCATCGCTGTTTGGTTTTGGGCTTACATGATGCATGATTTTTATCTTTCCTTAATAGCTAGTTTGTGTGTAGGTTTTTTTACAACTACACTTTGGTCATATACTTACACCTTACTTCAACAAAATATAGAAGAAAAATATTATGGGCGAATTGTGGCATATAATGATATGCTCTTTTTAAGTGCTGCTGCTTTTACTTCCTTTATGATAGGCTTTTTAGCTACAAATGATTTTTCTTTGGAGTTGATTACGATATTTATAGGGGTAGGTTTCATGCTGGGTGGCTTATACTTTTCATGGATATTAAAGAGTCAAAAAATTAAGGATATTAGATAA
- a CDS encoding flagellar protein FlaG, giving the protein MDGIENVALQQQSKVNTKAQGRATHQVKQPKQESIVKELQKEVSSTKTEINSKEQVQDLVNQLNNAMAPMNTNLKFGVDSQDIFFVSVIEEETSRIIRRFPAEQAQDFLPKMKEVIGILFDLKG; this is encoded by the coding sequence ATGGATGGCATAGAAAATGTTGCTTTGCAACAGCAATCAAAAGTGAATACAAAAGCTCAAGGAAGAGCAACTCATCAAGTTAAACAACCTAAGCAAGAAAGTATAGTAAAAGAGTTACAAAAAGAAGTTTCATCTACAAAAACTGAAATTAATTCAAAAGAACAAGTGCAAGATTTAGTAAATCAACTAAATAATGCGATGGCTCCAATGAACACAAATTTAAAATTTGGTGTTGATTCACAAGATATATTCTTTGTATCTGTCATTGAAGAGGAAACAAGTAGAATTATTAGAAGATTCCCAGCAGAACAAGCTCAAGACTTTCTTCCAAAAATGAAAGAAGTAATTGGAATTTTATTTGATTTAAAAGGGTAA
- a CDS encoding argininosuccinate synthase — translation MKKEVKKVVLAYSGGLDTSVILKWLQDEYQCEVVTFTADLGQGEELEPARIKALEFGIKPENIFIDDLREEFVKDFVYPMFRANAIYEGEYLLGTSIARPLIAKRQCEIAKLTGADGVSHGATGKGNDQVRFEMGYLAQDSTLTIIAPWREWDLNSREKLLSYAEEHSISIEKKGKKSPYSMDANLLHISYEGGILEDPSAEPEESMWLWSTSPENAPNKAEYITLNYKNGDPVALNGKELSPATMLKTLNEIGGKHGIGRVDIVENRFVGMKARGCYETPGGTIMLKAHRAIESITLDREAAHLKDEMMPRYAKLIYNGFWFAPEREMLQAAIDNTQKYVQGEVRLKLYKGSIMVVGRTSNVSLFNEEYSTFEEDEVYNQKDAEGFIKLNALRFIIEGKVRKGK, via the coding sequence ATGAAAAAAGAAGTTAAAAAAGTAGTCCTTGCCTATTCTGGTGGATTAGACACAAGTGTTATTTTAAAATGGTTACAAGATGAATACCAATGTGAAGTTGTTACTTTTACCGCAGACTTAGGTCAAGGCGAAGAACTTGAACCAGCAAGAATCAAAGCTCTTGAGTTTGGTATAAAACCAGAAAATATTTTTATAGATGACCTTAGAGAAGAGTTTGTAAAAGATTTTGTTTACCCAATGTTTAGAGCAAATGCTATCTATGAAGGAGAATATCTTTTAGGTACTTCTATCGCTCGTCCACTAATTGCTAAAAGACAATGTGAAATCGCGAAACTCACGGGTGCAGATGGAGTAAGTCACGGTGCAACTGGAAAAGGTAATGATCAAGTTCGTTTTGAGATGGGTTATCTGGCACAAGACTCAACTTTAACTATTATCGCTCCATGGAGAGAGTGGGATTTAAACTCTCGTGAAAAACTTCTCTCTTATGCTGAAGAACATAGCATCTCTATTGAGAAAAAAGGTAAAAAATCACCTTATTCTATGGATGCGAACCTACTTCACATCTCTTATGAAGGTGGTATATTAGAAGACCCATCGGCAGAGCCTGAAGAATCTATGTGGCTATGGTCAACTTCACCAGAGAATGCTCCTAATAAAGCTGAGTACATCACACTCAATTATAAAAATGGAGATCCTGTTGCACTCAATGGTAAAGAGTTAAGCCCAGCAACAATGCTTAAAACTTTAAACGAGATTGGCGGAAAGCATGGAATCGGTCGTGTTGATATAGTTGAAAATCGTTTTGTAGGTATGAAAGCTCGTGGATGTTATGAAACTCCAGGGGGAACTATTATGCTAAAAGCTCATCGTGCTATAGAGTCCATAACTCTTGACCGTGAAGCAGCACATCTAAAAGATGAAATGATGCCTCGTTATGCAAAACTTATCTACAATGGTTTTTGGTTTGCACCAGAACGAGAGATGCTTCAAGCAGCAATTGACAATACTCAAAAGTATGTTCAAGGGGAAGTTCGTCTTAAACTTTACAAAGGTAGTATAATGGTTGTTGGAAGAACTTCTAATGTATCACTTTTTAATGAAGAATATTCAACTTTTGAAGAAGATGAAGTATATAACCAAAAAGATGCTGAAGGTTTTATCAAACTAAATGCTCTTCGATTTATTATCGAAGGTAAAGTCAGAAAAGGCAAATAA
- a CDS encoding ferredoxin-thioredoxin reductase catalytic domain-containing protein produces MAIKKIDMNSTEFITEMEKTVVFTDDVIKSLGLEYNPELTVNEGVQMGLARNQMMYNERFCPCFMVEEVDGKHKSVDARTCPCEPAKTKEIPETGSCHCGIFCTPEFVIKKRLEMQAEEVVHTHSRGLSKEECELLVNQDELDSDELLALLEARELDMVDFKLVDVREHMEWQMGHIKGADKLVPTSSFYQAIEEANLNKNENIILYCHIGSRSAHVARILPDMGYAKIGNLTHGIVSFSGEINR; encoded by the coding sequence ATGGCTATCAAAAAAATAGATATGAATTCAACAGAATTTATAACTGAAATGGAAAAGACAGTTGTATTTACTGATGATGTAATTAAAAGCTTAGGCTTAGAATATAACCCAGAACTCACGGTAAATGAGGGTGTACAAATGGGTCTTGCAAGAAACCAAATGATGTACAACGAAAGATTTTGTCCTTGTTTTATGGTTGAGGAAGTTGATGGGAAGCATAAAAGTGTAGATGCTAGAACATGTCCTTGTGAACCAGCTAAAACAAAAGAAATACCTGAAACTGGCTCATGTCACTGTGGAATATTTTGTACTCCTGAGTTTGTAATAAAAAAGCGTTTAGAGATGCAAGCAGAAGAAGTTGTACACACTCACTCCCGCGGTTTAAGTAAAGAAGAATGTGAACTTTTAGTAAACCAAGATGAACTTGATAGTGATGAACTTTTAGCTCTTTTAGAAGCTAGAGAACTTGATATGGTAGATTTTAAACTTGTAGATGTTCGTGAACATATGGAATGGCAAATGGGTCATATAAAAGGTGCTGATAAGTTAGTTCCAACAAGCAGCTTTTATCAAGCGATAGAAGAAGCAAATCTTAATAAAAATGAAAATATCATACTTTACTGTCATATTGGAAGTCGTTCTGCACATGTTGCAAGAATTTTACCAGATATGGGCTATGCAAAGATAGGAAATTTGACTCATGGGATCGTATCTTTTAGTGGCGAAATAAATAGATAA
- the rplI gene encoding 50S ribosomal protein L9, whose amino-acid sequence MKVLLIKDVKSLGKKGEVKEVKDGYGKNFLIGKGFARHATAEILALHAQDEIIVAQNLEKEVNILKEIAKDLDKAEIIITKKLGQNGHLFGSVTKDEIAHALKEQHGIEIDKKHINEKHAIKTIGEHDLDFKLGHGLHAVLHVDVQGE is encoded by the coding sequence GTGAAAGTATTATTAATTAAAGATGTTAAAAGTTTAGGTAAAAAAGGCGAAGTTAAAGAAGTTAAAGATGGATATGGGAAAAATTTTTTAATTGGAAAAGGTTTTGCAAGACATGCAACTGCTGAGATACTTGCTCTGCATGCACAAGATGAGATAATAGTAGCCCAAAATCTTGAAAAAGAAGTAAATATTCTTAAAGAAATTGCAAAAGATTTAGATAAAGCAGAAATCATCATAACTAAAAAACTAGGTCAAAATGGTCACCTTTTTGGTTCTGTAACAAAAGATGAAATAGCTCATGCCCTTAAAGAACAACACGGCATTGAGATAGATAAAAAACATATAAATGAAAAACATGCTATCAAAACTATCGGTGAACATGATTTAGATTTTAAACTAGGTCACGGTCTTCACGCGGTACTTCATGTGGATGTTCAAGGAGAATAA
- the hslV gene encoding ATP-dependent protease subunit HslV — translation MFDATTILAYKGKNKAVIGGDGQVTFGDSVLKGNATKIRKLGSGKILAGFAGSTADAFNLFDMFEEFLEDKKGDLLKSVIEFSKAWRKDKVLRRLEAMMIVLNNKHIFILTGNGDVVEPEDGEIASIGSGGNYAISAARALKKHAKLDEEELVKESLGVAADLCIYTNHNIKTLILEKGK, via the coding sequence ATGTTTGATGCTACTACAATACTTGCTTACAAAGGTAAAAATAAAGCTGTTATAGGCGGAGATGGACAAGTTACTTTTGGAGATTCTGTTTTAAAAGGTAACGCAACCAAAATTCGTAAACTGGGTTCAGGTAAAATTCTTGCAGGTTTTGCAGGTAGTACCGCAGATGCTTTTAATCTTTTTGATATGTTTGAAGAATTTTTAGAAGATAAAAAAGGTGATTTATTAAAATCGGTCATAGAATTTTCAAAGGCTTGGCGAAAAGATAAAGTTCTTCGTAGACTTGAAGCAATGATGATTGTTTTAAACAATAAACACATTTTTATTCTTACTGGGAATGGTGATGTTGTTGAACCTGAAGATGGAGAAATAGCATCTATTGGAAGTGGTGGAAACTATGCTATTTCAGCTGCCAGAGCATTAAAGAAACATGCAAAACTTGATGAAGAAGAACTTGTAAAGGAAAGCCTAGGTGTAGCAGCAGACCTATGCATCTATACTAATCATAATATTAAAACACTGATATTAGAAAAAGGTAAATAA
- the hslU gene encoding HslU--HslV peptidase ATPase subunit gives MNLTPKEIVKYLDKYVISQKEAKKTIALALRTRYRRMQLSPELQDEIMPKNILMIGSTGVGKTEISRRLAKMMKVPFIKVEASKYTEVGFVGRDVESMIRDLVINSISIVKAEKEEENKEKMENYIINKIVEKLLPPLPDSASESKKDDYQRLLIVMEKRVINGEMDDKIIELEFDKIQVEFNDTNLPPEMAKVQESFSKIFETMNKEDNKKEVTVKDAKSILKLEASNKLLDMTNINTQALIRAQNGGIIFLDEIDKIAISAKSQGRNDPSKEGVQRDLLPIVEGSSVTTKYGVINTDHILFIAAGAFHLTKPSDLIPELQGRFPLRVELESLTEETLYKILTQTENSLLKQYEALLSVEGLKLVFEDEAIRAIANLAFKANEITEDIGARRLHTVLEKILEDISFNADEHSGEEFIIDAKLVHDKLDMVVDDDDLSRYIL, from the coding sequence ATGAATCTGACCCCAAAAGAGATTGTTAAATATTTAGATAAATATGTAATTTCTCAAAAAGAGGCTAAAAAAACGATTGCTCTTGCTTTAAGAACCAGATATAGACGCATGCAACTAAGTCCTGAGCTACAAGATGAAATAATGCCTAAAAATATTTTGATGATTGGCTCAACAGGTGTTGGGAAAACTGAAATATCTAGAAGACTTGCTAAAATGATGAAAGTTCCGTTCATCAAAGTAGAAGCTTCAAAATATACGGAAGTTGGTTTCGTAGGTCGTGATGTTGAGTCTATGATAAGGGATTTAGTTATTAATTCTATCTCAATTGTTAAAGCTGAAAAAGAAGAAGAAAACAAAGAGAAAATGGAAAACTACATTATTAATAAAATAGTTGAAAAACTTCTTCCACCTCTTCCTGATAGTGCAAGTGAGAGTAAAAAAGATGATTATCAAAGACTTTTAATTGTAATGGAAAAAAGAGTGATTAACGGAGAGATGGACGATAAAATTATTGAACTTGAATTTGATAAGATACAGGTAGAATTCAACGACACAAATCTTCCACCAGAGATGGCAAAAGTTCAAGAAAGTTTTTCAAAAATTTTTGAAACTATGAATAAAGAAGATAATAAAAAAGAAGTTACAGTTAAAGATGCAAAATCTATACTAAAACTAGAAGCAAGCAATAAACTTCTTGATATGACAAATATAAATACCCAAGCATTAATTCGTGCCCAAAATGGTGGAATTATATTTTTAGATGAAATTGATAAAATTGCAATTAGTGCAAAATCTCAAGGTAGAAATGATCCTAGTAAAGAAGGTGTTCAAAGAGATTTATTACCAATAGTTGAAGGTAGCAGTGTCACTACTAAATATGGAGTTATAAATACTGATCATATTCTTTTTATAGCCGCAGGAGCTTTTCATTTAACCAAACCAAGTGACCTCATTCCAGAACTTCAAGGGAGATTTCCACTAAGAGTTGAGCTTGAATCATTAACAGAAGAAACTTTATATAAAATTCTTACACAAACTGAGAACTCTTTGTTAAAACAATATGAAGCTCTTTTAAGTGTTGAAGGTTTAAAACTAGTATTTGAAGATGAAGCAATTAGAGCAATAGCTAATTTAGCTTTTAAAGCAAATGAAATCACAGAAGATATTGGAGCAAGAAGATTGCATACTGTCTTAGAGAAGATTTTAGAAGATATAAGTTTTAATGCAGATGAACATAGCGGTGAAGAGTTTATTATAGACGCTAAATTAGTACATGATAAGCTAGATATGGTTGTTGATGATGATGACCTCTCTCGCTACATTTTATAA
- the era gene encoding GTPase Era, protein MTKAGFVSLIGRPNAGKSTLMNSLLGENIAMVSQKANATRKRSNAIVMHKDTQIIFVDTPGLHEREKVLNQYMLDEALKAMGDCDMIVYLAPVTDSVEHYEKFLKLNNNRVKHIIVISKIDQVSQEKLFKRIASYNQFASHFEALIPVAIPKKVGHEDLLKVISKNLPESPFLYDPEDLTSELVRDIYAGFIREGIFENVSDEIPYESDVLIDSIEEEKGLDKIYATIIIEKESQKGIIIGKGGESIKRIGKSAREKIERLSGKKAYLNLQVSVKKGWTKDKAFLEEIGYKA, encoded by the coding sequence ATGACAAAAGCTGGTTTCGTATCTCTTATTGGTCGTCCTAATGCTGGAAAAAGCACTCTAATGAACTCACTTTTAGGTGAAAATATAGCAATGGTAAGTCAAAAAGCTAATGCTACGAGAAAACGCTCAAATGCTATTGTTATGCATAAAGATACTCAAATAATTTTTGTTGACACTCCTGGTCTTCACGAAAGAGAAAAAGTTTTAAATCAATATATGTTAGATGAGGCATTAAAAGCTATGGGTGATTGTGACATGATTGTTTATCTAGCCCCAGTGACAGACTCAGTTGAGCATTATGAAAAATTTTTAAAACTAAATAATAATAGAGTAAAACATATAATTGTAATCAGTAAAATCGATCAGGTATCCCAAGAAAAATTATTTAAAAGAATCGCTTCTTATAATCAGTTTGCCAGTCATTTTGAAGCTCTAATACCAGTAGCTATACCAAAAAAAGTAGGTCATGAAGACCTATTAAAAGTAATATCAAAGAATCTTCCAGAGTCACCTTTTCTTTACGACCCTGAGGATTTAACAAGTGAACTTGTTCGTGATATTTATGCTGGTTTTATTAGAGAAGGAATTTTTGAAAATGTTAGTGATGAAATCCCTTATGAATCTGATGTGCTAATTGACTCTATCGAAGAAGAAAAAGGCTTAGATAAAATATATGCAACAATTATCATAGAAAAAGAGTCCCAAAAAGGAATCATTATTGGTAAAGGTGGAGAATCAATTAAAAGAATTGGTAAATCTGCAAGAGAAAAGATAGAAAGATTAAGTGGGAAAAAAGCCTACCTAAACTTACAAGTTAGTGTTAAAAAAGGATGGACTAAAGATAAAGCATTCTTAGAAGAGATAGGCTATAAAGCATGA
- a CDS encoding L,D-transpeptidase family protein → MRIVFLILISLTLYANNILTNYRINGITNVQKQMDFELTKDKYWSEYIKNIDTRFGYLESNLKILTCNKNKSTLNLYVKDSTNSYILQKEYSAFTGEIKGDKTEEGDLITPIGIYKILKTLTKENKLDSFYGPLAFVTSYPNTYDIYRGKNGHGIWIHGLPSKEKRDSFTKGCIAIDNQNIKALHNNIDIQNTILIIDSNEVKKNISKNILSSILSELFIWRYAWLYDDIDGYLNFYSNEFVRHDGMTLERFKKYKSRIFRKQEEKTIIFNNINVIPYPNSKNIYQITFKESYKSDTFKFLGDKVLIVKIDKNNKIKIITEK, encoded by the coding sequence ATGAGAATAGTTTTTTTAATATTAATAAGTTTAACTTTATATGCGAATAATATTTTAACAAACTATAGAATTAATGGTATTACAAATGTTCAAAAACAAATGGATTTCGAGTTAACAAAAGATAAATATTGGAGTGAATATATTAAAAATATTGATACAAGATTTGGTTACTTAGAATCAAATCTAAAAATTCTAACATGCAATAAAAATAAGTCAACATTAAACCTATATGTAAAAGACTCTACTAATAGTTATATCCTCCAAAAAGAATATAGTGCTTTCACCGGCGAGATTAAAGGGGATAAAACTGAGGAAGGTGACCTCATAACTCCAATTGGCATCTATAAAATACTAAAAACATTAACAAAAGAGAATAAACTAGACTCATTTTATGGACCATTAGCATTTGTTACTTCATACCCAAATACATATGATATATATAGAGGTAAAAATGGTCATGGCATCTGGATCCACGGACTTCCTAGCAAAGAAAAAAGAGATTCTTTTACAAAAGGTTGTATTGCTATTGACAATCAAAATATTAAAGCTTTACACAATAATATTGATATACAAAATACTATACTAATTATTGACTCTAATGAAGTGAAAAAAAATATTTCAAAAAATATTTTAAGCTCTATACTTTCAGAACTTTTCATTTGGAGATATGCATGGCTATACGATGATATAGATGGCTATTTAAACTTTTATTCAAATGAATTTGTTAGACATGATGGAATGACACTAGAAAGATTTAAAAAATACAAAAGCAGAATTTTCAGAAAACAAGAGGAAAAAACAATTATATTTAATAACATAAATGTAATTCCTTATCCAAATTCTAAAAATATATACCAAATCACTTTTAAAGAATCTTATAAATCTGATACATTTAAATTTTTAGGAGACAAAGTTTTAATAGTAAAGATAGATAAAAACAATAAAATAAAAATAATTACTGAAAAATAA
- the pilO gene encoding type 4a pilus biogenesis protein PilO yields MKINIEDYLQSIDATFNNKSQKDIYMTYVMIFAMIFAFSYLLFWEGSQSGFEKKNSQISSISSKINVDRIYLQQNPPAKIVLLDRGIKNLNAKLLVNQANNAYIKSKIETISSLIYDERAWGEYLHSISTNAKKYNIKIIDFTNEYAKNNTSFGHILDISLSTTGNYKNTLRFINSLEQSDLVVDIHALDIKAKKNLSTELLISVWGITY; encoded by the coding sequence ATGAAAATAAATATTGAAGATTATCTACAGAGCATAGATGCTACTTTTAATAATAAAAGTCAAAAAGATATATATATGACTTATGTAATGATTTTTGCTATGATTTTTGCTTTTTCGTATCTGCTATTTTGGGAAGGTTCGCAAAGTGGTTTTGAAAAGAAAAATTCACAAATCAGCTCAATAAGTTCAAAAATAAATGTTGACAGAATATATCTTCAACAAAACCCACCAGCTAAAATAGTTCTACTTGACAGAGGCATTAAAAATTTAAATGCCAAACTTCTTGTTAATCAAGCTAACAATGCCTACATAAAGAGTAAAATCGAAACTATTTCTTCGCTTATCTACGATGAAAGAGCTTGGGGAGAATACTTACATTCTATTTCAACTAATGCAAAAAAATATAATATAAAGATTATAGATTTTACTAATGAATATGCCAAGAATAACACTTCTTTTGGTCATATTTTAGATATATCACTAAGCACTACAGGTAATTATAAAAATACTCTTAGATTTATTAATTCACTTGAACAAAGCGATTTGGTAGTTGATATTCATGCTTTAGATATAAAAGCTAAGAAAAATCTTAGTACAGAGTTACTTATCTCAGTTTGGGGGATTACATACTAA